TCATGGGCGCTGGAAAGACGACGGTCGGGAAGTTAGTTGCAGAGCAGCTAAATCGTGAGTTTATCGATATAGATGAAGAAATTGAAAAAGAATTCAATATGCCGGTTACGAGCATTTTTGCCAAAGTGGGGGAAAAAGCTTTTAGAGAAAGAGAAAAAAGCATGATTACCAGCTTAGCTGAGAAAAGTAATAAAGTTATCTCAGTGGGCGGAGGAGCTTTTAACCAAGAGGAAATCAGAAGAGTTTGCCTACAATCCTGTATAGTCATTTACCTCGATTTATCGTTTGAAGGATGGAAGAAACGACTGAATTTAATTCTTGAAAGCCGCCCGGTATTACAAGGGAAGACGTTAGAAGAAATGGGGGAGCTTTTTCTTAAACGGCAGGAGTTTTATGCGAATCATCATGTGAAGATAAATGTCGACCATTTGGGGGCAAACGAGGCTGCCGCACAAATTGTATCGGAACTTAAAGAGCGTTTCGGTCTATCCTTGCAAAAAGTTAAGAAAAAGAAATCCATATCAGTCCGGGAAGTGATCATAGGAGAAGGGGCTCCTAAAATTTGTGTACCAATGGTTGGAAGTTCACTAGAGGAGCTAAAGGAAGAAGCACTTTTTTTTAAAACGATCGATCTGGACCTAGTAGAATGGAGGGCCGACTTTTTTGAAGATGTTGAAGATATTTCAAAAGTAAAAGAGGCGCTGATCGTCATTCGCTCCATCTTGAAGGATATTCCGCTCATTTTTACATTCAGAAGCAAACGGGAGGGCGGCGAAAAGGAAATCAGTTCAGACTATTATTTTGAGCTTAACAAGGAAATAGTGAAAACAGAAGCAGTGGATTTAATTGACATTGAATTATTTAATAATGAGCAACAAATTAAAGAAGCGGTTAAAACAGCTCAAGAACATGATGTTTTTGTAATTATCTCCAATCATGATTTTGAAAAAACACCTCCAAAAGAGGAAATCCTTCACCGTTTGAAAAAGGCGCAGGAACTGGGTGCCGATTTGCCGAAAATGGCCGTCATGCCGCATACGGCAGCTGACGTTCTAACATTACTGGAAGCGACCAACATCATGGAACAGCAATATGCAAAAACTCCCATCATCACCATGTCAATGGGAGGAAAAGGTGTCATCAGCCGCTTGGCCGGCGAAATATTTGGCTCAGCACTAACATTCGGCTCAGCACTCAAACCATCCGCCCCTGGCCAAGTATCCGTAAAAGAACTACGGCAAACATTAAATCTAATCCATTCCAATCAATAGCTTCAAGCAATCTATGTGAAAAAATCACATGGTGTCAGGCACCATGTGATTTTTTCACATTTTTCTTTTCTAGCTCAATTATGGTAATTGAAGGTTAAGGGAACCATTGTTAATAAAGCTGCTGCTGTTTTGACCTGTAGCTTTTGGGATGATTTTTCCTTTGTAGAGCAGTTTTCCGCTTTCTAGGTCTGCTACTAAAAAATAATTTGTGAGGATGTCCGTGTTGCCTAATAGATCGTGATTGGTCAATAAAAGGTATATCCGATTATTCTTGATTTCCATATTGGTTGTAGTCTTATCATCCAATTCATCTATTGAAAAAGTATATTGCTTGTCCATTTTGCCTTTTTCGAAATTGTAACCCAATACCTTTACTCCTTTGGAATCTGTTTCCTCAGAATAAATCATTGGTCCATGAAAGATATAGATCATTGGTGTATCGGGATTCTTCCCGATCATTTCCTGAGGTAAGGAAATTTTTTGGACGGTATCTGTAGTAAAATGATAGGCATATATTTCCTGGTTCACATCTTCGGGTTTTTCTCCATTCCCCCCATCCTGTAACATCGACCGGCTCTCCTTGATGAAAAGATAGTAGCCTTCAGTTGCTGCCACGTTTGTTGAATTAAGATCATGGATATTATTCTGCATATTATTTTCAGAATTTGGGGCAGAGAAAATTATTTTGTCACTCAATAGTTTTTGATATTTTAAATCAAAACGATAGCGGTGAATTTCCGTTTTGGGTGTATCCGATTGATTGCCGGAAACGCCATTGTTCGTAATTACATCAAGTTGTTCGTCATGTTTCTGAACATTTGATATAGTTATAAAATTGTAGTTTTTATCTTGTGGAACCTTCACTTGAAAACTGGATTCAGCATGACTCACCTTATTCAATTGTGCAATGGTAAAGGTACAATTTTGCATTCCTAGATTAGTCAGTTTATATTCAAGGCCGGAAAAGACAAGGAATCTGGAATCTTCATAAAAAGAAGCCGGATTTTGTTTCCCGCGCATAAAGCTTCTATATTTATGACGGTAATCATCTAGTCCATCGTTGGATGGAAAAATGCTTTTAAAACGATCCATAAACGAAAGCTGACTATAATATCGCGACCCAGATGCCGAAATGGTGACAGGTTCGTAGACGCCACCTAATGCGAGATTTCCAGATAGTGTTAATGAGCGAATTT
Above is a genomic segment from Neobacillus endophyticus containing:
- the aroD gene encoding type I 3-dehydroquinate dehydratase; translation: MQKVKKKKSISVREVIIGEGAPKICVPMVGSSLEELKEEALFFKTIDLDLVEWRADFFEDVEDISKVKEALIVIRSILKDIPLIFTFRSKREGGEKEISSDYYFELNKEIVKTEAVDLIDIELFNNEQQIKEAVKTAQEHDVFVIISNHDFEKTPPKEEILHRLKKAQELGADLPKMAVMPHTAADVLTLLEATNIMEQQYAKTPIITMSMGGKGVISRLAGEIFGSALTFGSALKPSAPGQVSVKELRQTLNLIHSNQ